In a single window of the Paenibacillus sp. MMS20-IR301 genome:
- a CDS encoding lasso peptide biosynthesis PqqD family chaperone, which translates to MNTAEVLSLDSVLVQREGNIASDMDGEKVMLNVQNGKYYNLGEVGGEIWEALSAPVSIRRIAEIMQEIFEVPAELAQQDVTDFVQNLLNEDLVAVVSGS; encoded by the coding sequence ATGAACACGGCAGAGGTTCTGTCCCTTGATTCGGTACTGGTTCAACGGGAAGGCAATATCGCCAGTGACATGGACGGCGAGAAGGTCATGCTGAATGTGCAGAACGGCAAGTATTACAACCTCGGTGAGGTAGGAGGAGAGATCTGGGAGGCGCTGTCCGCTCCGGTATCGATCCGCCGGATTGCTGAGATCATGCAGGAGATTTTTGAGGTTCCGGCAGAGCTGGCACAGCAGGACGTGACTGATTTTGTGCAAAATCTGCTGAATGAGGATCTGGTCGCTGTTGTCAGCGGATCATGA
- a CDS encoding CPBP family intramembrane glutamic endopeptidase, which produces MQILFRNREGRLRAVWEIMAVVAAIITLMAVVSFGLSLRVGSRGLFDPDGWVRVFKSTGLYSFAVVCFTVKVIHKRPLSDIGLSRPDGKQFAAGFAGGALLLTSIVLVLWGMGNASFHSEWLRPSFGGLDAADIVVTVLLAGICEEVLFRGYLQHLLSSRIGVPAAVGITSILFSLAHAANPGYSWISALNIMIIALIFSQVTLRTGKLYAAIALHLSWNLFQGYIYGVAVSGNTPRGLYSVSLSGNELLTGGEFGLEGSLVTTLILIILSAALLLIARNPKSR; this is translated from the coding sequence ATGCAAATCCTGTTCAGAAACCGGGAAGGGCGGCTGAGGGCAGTCTGGGAGATTATGGCGGTGGTTGCGGCTATCATCACCCTTATGGCAGTGGTCTCTTTTGGCTTATCACTGCGGGTTGGTTCAAGAGGGTTATTCGATCCTGACGGCTGGGTGCGCGTATTCAAATCTACAGGCCTCTATTCATTTGCCGTTGTTTGTTTTACGGTAAAGGTCATTCATAAGCGCCCGTTGTCTGATATCGGACTGTCCAGGCCTGACGGCAAACAGTTTGCTGCCGGATTTGCCGGCGGCGCGCTGCTGTTAACCTCTATTGTGCTGGTATTGTGGGGGATGGGGAATGCTTCCTTTCATAGCGAATGGCTGCGCCCTTCATTCGGGGGGCTGGATGCGGCGGATATCGTGGTTACAGTGCTGCTGGCCGGAATTTGTGAAGAGGTGTTATTCAGAGGGTATCTTCAGCATCTGCTGTCTTCAAGAATCGGTGTTCCGGCGGCGGTGGGCATCACCTCTATCCTGTTCTCGCTTGCCCATGCGGCCAATCCCGGATACAGCTGGATCAGTGCGCTGAACATTATGATCATTGCCCTGATCTTCTCGCAGGTGACGCTGCGGACAGGCAAACTGTATGCGGCAATTGCCCTGCATCTTTCCTGGAATCTGTTTCAAGGCTACATATACGGCGTTGCGGTCAGCGGTAATACGCCCAGGGGCCTGTATTCGGTCTCCTTAAGCGGTAATGAACTGCTGACCGGGGGGGAATTTGGCCTGGAGGGCAGTCTGGTTACTACACTTATTCTTATTATTCTGTCTGCTGCTTTGCTATTGATAGCCAGGAATCCTAAGTCCCGATAG
- a CDS encoding nucleotidyltransferase family protein: MSDRYTLDKGSLSREVTLLLALLNSDNIDETAQQQPHLFTGLDWDLFVQLNLHHRVYPYLYPRLSRMNGDVIPAGVLEKLKWEYRRNTVQMLQLSGEMSNIANQLAEHNIRCLFLKGPVLGQELYGDISQRASRDLDFLVPIEQLQAAEDLMLSLGYIKEETFESILGDWKWREHHIYLAHPVSKIKAELHWRLGPGPAKEPGFDELWKRSRISSRFGRNVHYLGREDLFLFLTVHGARHAWSRLRWLQDIKLLLGQQPDPAVLTRLMYRYNSSNAAGQALILAAGVLDTPIDPGLSPLMDSPKARRLAQLALFYVPRIVNLHNPPLEPEVERHFRQYQPEVLSRWNQALHYASFLYPYAADARTLPLPKALHFLYFPLRPFLWSWRKVSGGG; this comes from the coding sequence ATGTCTGACCGGTATACCCTCGACAAAGGAAGTTTATCCAGAGAAGTAACCCTTCTTCTTGCTCTTCTAAATTCGGATAACATAGATGAAACGGCTCAGCAGCAGCCTCACCTGTTCACAGGACTCGATTGGGACTTATTCGTGCAGCTCAACCTGCATCACCGGGTATATCCTTACCTGTATCCGAGACTCAGCCGGATGAACGGGGATGTGATTCCTGCGGGCGTTCTGGAGAAGCTCAAATGGGAGTACCGGCGGAATACGGTTCAGATGCTCCAGCTCAGCGGTGAGATGAGTAACATTGCCAATCAGCTGGCAGAGCATAACATCCGCTGTTTATTCCTGAAAGGCCCCGTGCTCGGGCAGGAGCTGTACGGGGATATTTCGCAGCGCGCATCACGGGACCTTGATTTTCTCGTGCCGATTGAGCAGCTTCAGGCTGCGGAAGACCTGATGCTCTCCCTGGGATATATAAAGGAAGAGACCTTCGAGAGCATTCTGGGGGACTGGAAATGGCGGGAGCACCATATTTATCTGGCGCATCCCGTAAGCAAGATCAAGGCAGAGCTGCACTGGAGACTAGGTCCGGGGCCGGCAAAAGAGCCCGGGTTTGATGAGTTGTGGAAACGTTCGCGGATAAGCAGCCGGTTCGGCCGCAATGTCCATTATCTGGGCCGGGAGGATCTGTTCCTGTTCCTGACGGTCCATGGAGCAAGACATGCCTGGTCCCGGCTGCGGTGGCTGCAGGACATTAAGCTGCTGCTCGGGCAGCAGCCTGACCCCGCAGTACTGACCCGCCTGATGTACCGCTACAATTCCAGCAATGCCGCAGGCCAGGCGCTAATTCTGGCAGCCGGGGTGCTGGACACACCGATAGATCCCGGCCTGTCCCCTTTAATGGACAGCCCTAAGGCCCGCAGGCTGGCACAGCTCGCCTTATTCTATGTGCCGCGGATCGTCAATCTCCACAATCCTCCGCTGGAGCCGGAGGTCGAGCGGCATTTCCGGCAGTATCAGCCGGAGGTGCTGTCCCGCTGGAATCAGGCGCTGCACTATGCCAGCTTTCTCTATCCCTACGCCGCCGATGCCCGGACACTGCCGCTGCCGAAGGCGCTGCACTTCCTGTATTTCCCGCTGCGCCCGTTCCTCTGGAGCTGGCGGAAGGTATCCGGCGGGGGATAA
- a CDS encoding paeninodin family lasso peptide: MKKEYSKPALEVLDVKMTMAGPGLSIADSFQADPDEVVHHS, from the coding sequence ATGAAAAAGGAATACAGCAAGCCTGCATTGGAAGTATTGGACGTTAAAATGACTATGGCTGGTCCAGGACTATCGATCGCCGACTCCTTCCAGGCGGATCCGGATGAAGTCGTTCATCACTCCTAA
- a CDS encoding aldolase, producing the protein MTRTMECLGYKAFGLHILSEIPLPELPRTDQPGIMGSISVAYGSLEERWKAVPKITPSLGAAENEVMFIVKDTAIFSVHSGSRITVSPVPEADPDSIRLFILGSCMGVLLMQKGILALHGSSLVLNNQAYALVGRSGAGKSTLASYLMDQGHLLVSDDVIPVLVQNGHPLAVPGYPQQKLWQQSLDYLGMNSSVYRPLFQRETKFAVPVHDRFQAEPLPLAGIFELTVSPDGPVALEPIIGLERLHTLYNHTYQKALVDRIGVREWHFGMLASFAGRLPMYRLTRPEQGFSAPQQTELIFEVITQKVKEMNA; encoded by the coding sequence ATGACGCGCACCATGGAATGTCTCGGATATAAAGCTTTCGGTCTGCACATTCTCAGCGAAATCCCGTTGCCGGAACTTCCCCGGACGGATCAGCCTGGCATTATGGGCAGCATTTCTGTTGCTTACGGCAGTCTGGAGGAGCGCTGGAAGGCGGTGCCGAAGATAACGCCGAGCCTTGGCGCGGCGGAGAACGAAGTCATGTTCATCGTCAAAGATACAGCGATCTTTTCGGTGCACAGCGGCAGCAGGATCACAGTATCTCCAGTACCTGAAGCCGATCCCGATAGTATCCGCCTGTTTATTCTGGGGAGCTGCATGGGCGTTCTGCTGATGCAAAAAGGCATTCTCGCGCTCCACGGAAGCTCGCTTGTGCTGAATAATCAAGCTTACGCGCTAGTCGGCCGTTCAGGGGCAGGCAAATCGACGCTGGCTTCATATTTAATGGATCAGGGCCATCTTCTGGTCAGTGACGACGTTATTCCCGTATTGGTGCAAAATGGACATCCATTAGCTGTTCCAGGGTATCCGCAGCAGAAGCTTTGGCAGCAGAGCCTGGACTATTTGGGAATGAATTCGTCTGTATACCGTCCGCTTTTTCAGCGGGAGACCAAGTTTGCCGTACCGGTGCATGACCGCTTTCAGGCTGAACCGCTGCCGCTGGCCGGGATATTTGAATTAACCGTATCCCCGGACGGACCGGTGGCCCTGGAGCCAATCATTGGACTGGAACGGCTGCATACCTTGTATAACCATACTTATCAAAAAGCGCTCGTGGACCGCATTGGAGTCAGAGAATGGCATTTCGGCATGCTGGCCTCGTTCGCAGGCCGGCTGCCGATGTACCGGCTTACCCGTCCGGAGCAGGGCTTCAGCGCACCGCAGCAGACGGAGCTTATCTTTGAGGTGATTACACAAAAGGTGAAGGAGATGAACGCATGA
- a CDS encoding HEAT repeat domain-containing protein, with protein MNNEEVIQELPENYEELKKAAGRSADWRARLEAVEELGRYNHKQIIDILNRLMVSDPVYTVQEAAYNKLIAFGEDVKVPSKNKAELFRGISKIVLRIKKSLPRDHSYEEFKEKLKKMRIDVYDAYEGEKGENFDAWLEKLWASAAK; from the coding sequence TTGAATAATGAAGAAGTAATCCAAGAGCTGCCCGAGAATTATGAAGAGCTGAAGAAAGCCGCCGGCCGCTCAGCCGATTGGAGAGCGCGTCTTGAGGCAGTCGAAGAGCTGGGCCGCTATAACCATAAGCAAATTATTGATATCCTGAACCGCCTGATGGTCAGTGATCCTGTATATACCGTCCAAGAAGCTGCCTACAACAAGCTGATTGCATTCGGTGAGGATGTAAAGGTTCCGTCGAAGAACAAAGCGGAGCTGTTCCGGGGCATATCCAAGATTGTGCTGCGCATTAAGAAGAGTCTTCCGCGCGACCATTCTTATGAGGAGTTCAAGGAGAAGCTGAAGAAGATGAGAATTGACGTCTATGACGCCTACGAAGGTGAGAAGGGCGAGAATTTCGATGCGTGGCTGGAGAAGTTGTGGGCATCGGCCGCCAAATAA
- a CDS encoding lasso peptide biosynthesis B2 protein produces MITLRRIGNLLKYDKAALALIPEALWRLLLVRIQLLFPFAKTAPQLGVKAMETSTVTKEADIPRVQQITKAIRVISRYTPWKSTCMVRAVTGLKMLEKRGIESTLYMGVARDKQGAMIAHAWLRSGAYYVSGDDAMQGFVVVEKFAKVLQAGQTG; encoded by the coding sequence ATGATTACTTTGCGGCGTATCGGGAATTTGCTGAAGTATGACAAAGCCGCACTTGCGCTGATTCCTGAAGCGTTATGGCGGCTTTTGCTGGTCCGAATCCAGCTGCTGTTTCCTTTTGCCAAGACTGCACCCCAACTTGGGGTGAAAGCTATGGAAACCTCCACGGTAACGAAAGAAGCGGATATTCCCCGCGTGCAGCAGATCACCAAAGCGATTCGTGTCATCAGCCGTTATACGCCGTGGAAAAGCACCTGTATGGTCAGGGCGGTAACCGGCCTGAAGATGCTGGAGAAGCGGGGAATTGAGAGCACCCTCTATATGGGAGTGGCGCGGGATAAGCAGGGGGCGATGATTGCCCATGCCTGGCTGCGCAGCGGAGCTTATTATGTATCCGGGGATGATGCGATGCAGGGGTTCGTGGTTGTAGAGAAATTCGCCAAAGTGTTACAAGCCGGGCAAACGGGGTGA
- a CDS encoding ABC transporter ATP-binding protein, whose protein sequence is MQAVLNYVRQLQRLSGVKLYLNLLGMVISGLLESSAILLLVPMLGMAGIQLGAAAAAGNHLPALGFISELPQTTALMLVLGAYVFIVLCQNLISRFVTIRNVEIQQTYGRQLRYEVYSALLRAEWSFFLKKRTSDLINVMTTELARVLAGISAFLQFITTLLFTLVQIGFAFWLSPKMTVAVMVCAALLSIFSRRFIRKAKKLGGRSTELGKTYLGGITDQLNGIKDIKSNNLEHSRLEWLHAFTAEVKQEQLDHTRLRSNSQLLYKLSSTLLIAVFIFVSFRFLQVEGPNLLLVILVFTRLWPTFSALQSLMEQLAAVLPSFRQLQLLQEECRDAAERGQGGSGQAVLPVPLEHSLTARNVNFRYNLQEPQYSLEQVNIVIPARKMTAIVGRSGAGKSTLVDLLMGLIQPENGEILADGQPITGERLLSYRRTIGYVAQDPFLYNATIRDNLLMIKPDAGEEELWEALDFAASADFVRKLPDGLDTLIGDRGIRLSGGERQRLVLARAIIRKPSILVLDEATSALDTENEKRIQEALERLKATVTVIVIAHRLSTVRGADQILVIDQGRVIQQGAYSRLASEKGGMFSRLLSGQEEAM, encoded by the coding sequence ATGCAAGCGGTACTGAATTATGTCCGGCAGCTTCAGCGCTTGTCGGGGGTTAAACTATATCTCAATCTGCTCGGGATGGTGATCAGCGGACTGCTGGAAAGTTCTGCGATCCTGCTGCTTGTGCCTATGCTGGGGATGGCCGGTATTCAGCTTGGCGCTGCAGCGGCAGCCGGCAATCATCTCCCGGCGCTCGGCTTCATCTCTGAGCTGCCGCAGACAACCGCGCTTATGCTGGTGCTCGGCGCGTATGTCTTCATTGTGCTCTGCCAGAATCTGATTTCCCGGTTCGTGACCATCCGCAATGTGGAAATCCAGCAGACCTATGGCAGGCAGCTGCGTTACGAGGTATATAGCGCGCTGCTGCGGGCGGAGTGGTCTTTTTTCCTGAAGAAGCGCACCTCCGATCTGATCAATGTGATGACCACGGAGCTGGCCAGAGTGCTGGCCGGGATCAGCGCATTCCTGCAGTTTATTACTACATTGCTGTTCACGCTCGTGCAGATCGGCTTCGCCTTCTGGCTGTCCCCCAAGATGACTGTCGCCGTAATGGTTTGCGCCGCCCTGCTGTCTATCTTCTCCCGCAGATTCATCCGGAAGGCCAAGAAGCTGGGCGGCCGCAGTACGGAGCTGGGCAAGACCTATCTGGGAGGAATCACCGACCAGCTGAATGGAATCAAGGATATCAAAAGCAATAACCTGGAGCATTCCCGGCTGGAATGGCTGCATGCCTTCACCGCAGAGGTGAAGCAGGAGCAGCTGGATCATACCCGTCTGCGTTCCAACTCCCAGCTGCTGTACAAACTGTCCTCCACGCTGCTGATAGCCGTATTTATCTTCGTATCCTTCCGGTTCCTGCAGGTAGAGGGCCCTAATCTGCTGCTGGTCATTCTGGTGTTCACCCGGCTGTGGCCGACATTCTCTGCCCTGCAGTCACTGATGGAGCAGTTAGCCGCTGTATTGCCTTCTTTCAGGCAGCTGCAGCTGCTGCAGGAGGAATGCCGGGACGCCGCCGAGCGTGGTCAGGGCGGAAGCGGGCAGGCTGTCCTCCCAGTACCCTTGGAGCATAGCCTTACAGCAAGAAATGTTAATTTCCGCTATAACCTGCAGGAACCGCAGTACTCACTGGAGCAGGTGAACATCGTCATTCCGGCCCGGAAGATGACGGCAATTGTCGGCCGTTCGGGTGCAGGGAAGAGTACGCTGGTCGATCTCCTGATGGGGCTGATCCAGCCGGAGAACGGGGAGATTCTGGCAGACGGCCAGCCGATTACAGGGGAGAGGCTGCTGTCTTACCGGAGGACGATCGGGTATGTCGCGCAGGATCCTTTTCTGTATAATGCGACGATCCGTGACAATTTGCTGATGATCAAGCCGGATGCCGGGGAGGAGGAGCTCTGGGAGGCGCTGGACTTTGCGGCCTCCGCAGACTTTGTCCGCAAGCTGCCGGACGGTCTCGATACGCTAATCGGCGACCGGGGCATCCGCTTGTCGGGCGGGGAACGGCAGCGCCTCGTGCTGGCCCGGGCCATTATCCGCAAGCCGTCCATTCTTGTGCTCGATGAGGCCACCAGTGCGCTCGATACAGAGAATGAGAAACGGATACAGGAGGCGCTGGAGCGGCTGAAGGCTACGGTGACGGTCATCGTCATCGCTCACCGCCTGTCCACAGTCCGCGGGGCGGACCAGATCCTGGTCATCGACCAGGGCCGGGTGATCCAGCAGGGCGCATACAGCCGCCTCGCTTCAGAGAAGGGAGGCATGTTCAGCCGGCTGCTCAGCGGGCAGGAGGAGGCCATGTAG
- a CDS encoding DUF554 domain-containing protein translates to MVLLGALVNGVAIIAGTLLGKLLERIPESMKNTVMSGIGLAIVVLGVQMGLKSGNFLIVILSLVIGAVAGEWINIEDKFTRAGNWLERRVGSGGQGSISLGFVTASLIFVVGAMAILGSLDSGIKGNHEILYTKAIMDGFISIILTSTLGIGVLFSAIPVFLYEGTIALLATQITGFVPDALLSGYITEMTAAGGVMIMAIGLNLLGITKIKVANLLPGILVAVLLVSLVHGLGLN, encoded by the coding sequence ATGGTACTGCTGGGAGCTTTAGTGAATGGTGTAGCAATTATTGCGGGGACGCTGCTTGGGAAGCTGCTGGAGCGTATACCGGAGAGTATGAAGAATACGGTGATGAGCGGGATCGGCCTGGCTATTGTGGTGCTGGGTGTCCAGATGGGCCTCAAAAGCGGGAATTTCTTAATTGTTATTCTGAGCCTGGTCATAGGGGCAGTTGCCGGTGAATGGATTAACATTGAAGATAAGTTTACCCGGGCGGGAAATTGGCTGGAACGCAGAGTGGGCTCGGGTGGACAAGGAAGCATATCGCTGGGATTTGTTACAGCTAGCCTGATATTTGTGGTCGGAGCCATGGCGATTCTTGGTTCGCTGGACAGCGGAATCAAGGGCAATCATGAAATTTTGTATACCAAAGCGATCATGGACGGCTTCATCTCGATTATTCTGACTTCTACGCTGGGGATCGGTGTGCTGTTCTCGGCTATTCCTGTTTTTCTATATGAAGGGACCATCGCTTTACTCGCTACACAGATTACCGGGTTCGTGCCGGATGCGCTGCTGAGCGGCTATATCACCGAGATGACCGCTGCAGGCGGCGTGATGATTATGGCCATCGGCCTGAATTTGCTTGGAATTACCAAAATTAAAGTGGCGAACCTGTTGCCCGGTATCCTGGTGGCTGTGCTGCTGGTATCGCTGGTGCACGGGCTTGGCCTGAATTGA
- a CDS encoding nitronate monooxygenase, whose product MSIAGMLGITYPIIQGAMAQIAYAGLAAAVSNAGGLGVIASGGMSAEQLREEIRKCQSLTDKPFGVNLMLMAPNRDELAQLVMDEGVKVVTTGAGSPKKYVAMWKAAGIIVIPVVPSVQIALKMEALGVDAVVAEGTEAGGHVGETTTMVLIPQVADAVSIPVIAAGGIADGRGAAAAFALGAKGVQVGTRFLATGECPAHEQFKQAVVAAQDGDTLVTGRSLGVPVRSIKNRMTLEYMRLENSGASREELEALAMGSLGRAVREGDTENGSVMAGQIAGLVHEITTVRQVISSMFAEAKAVSRQVYAMTDEVHN is encoded by the coding sequence GTGAGTATTGCCGGAATGCTGGGAATTACCTATCCAATTATCCAAGGAGCCATGGCGCAGATTGCCTACGCCGGCCTGGCGGCAGCGGTATCGAATGCGGGAGGGCTTGGCGTAATCGCTTCGGGCGGGATGAGCGCGGAGCAGCTGCGGGAAGAAATCCGTAAATGTCAGAGCCTGACCGACAAACCGTTCGGCGTAAATCTGATGCTGATGGCCCCGAACCGGGACGAGCTGGCGCAGCTGGTGATGGATGAAGGAGTTAAGGTGGTAACAACAGGTGCAGGCTCGCCGAAAAAATATGTTGCCATGTGGAAAGCCGCCGGGATCATAGTCATTCCTGTAGTGCCTTCAGTACAGATTGCCCTGAAGATGGAGGCACTCGGTGTGGACGCTGTGGTGGCTGAAGGTACGGAAGCTGGCGGTCATGTAGGAGAAACGACAACGATGGTGCTGATTCCGCAGGTTGCGGATGCCGTGTCTATTCCGGTTATTGCTGCCGGAGGGATTGCCGATGGACGGGGGGCAGCAGCAGCTTTTGCTTTAGGCGCGAAGGGTGTGCAGGTGGGCACGCGGTTCCTGGCGACAGGAGAATGTCCGGCGCATGAGCAGTTTAAGCAGGCAGTTGTAGCAGCACAGGATGGCGATACACTGGTGACCGGACGTTCGCTCGGAGTTCCCGTGCGCAGCATTAAGAACCGGATGACGCTGGAATATATGCGGCTGGAGAATAGCGGGGCAAGCAGAGAGGAGCTCGAAGCGCTGGCAATGGGTTCGCTGGGCCGCGCCGTGCGGGAGGGCGATACGGAGAATGGTTCGGTGATGGCCGGCCAGATTGCCGGGCTGGTACATGAGATCACGACCGTCCGGCAGGTAATTTCCTCGATGTTCGCAGAGGCTAAGGCCGTAAGCCGCCAAGTGTACGCAATGACTGATGAAGTTCATAATTAA
- a CDS encoding NADP-dependent oxidoreductase, whose protein sequence is MMRAYTAAGAGLTGQLTEITVPLPIPGEHEVLIESYAISVHPGIGQTRSGIAGVVAAAGSGVGRFKPGDAVFGLMSAEEGGTYTEYMLASGHELALKPEGLSFEAAGILPAAGLAAWQALAWAQVSGRDRVLIHDGTGGTGSFAVQLAKLRGATVITTISGNGLDLAWELGADQAICSGEQDFTAILGRSIDVVIDTGGGAALDRSFAVLAPGGKLVSTAGTPDPRKAAQQGVNAAYIVPAADPFQLTELARLAAGRRLKPLIGGIFPFSADGLRGAQDYSESRQMHGIHVIQFKSQE, encoded by the coding sequence ATGATGAGAGCCTACACTGCGGCTGGAGCCGGCCTAACCGGGCAATTAACAGAGATTACGGTACCGCTGCCCATTCCCGGAGAGCATGAAGTACTGATCGAGTCATACGCAATTTCTGTTCATCCGGGAATTGGACAGACCCGCAGCGGGATTGCCGGAGTAGTGGCAGCGGCCGGCTCCGGGGTCGGCCGCTTCAAGCCCGGCGATGCGGTATTTGGTCTAATGTCTGCTGAGGAGGGCGGGACTTACACGGAATATATGCTGGCAAGCGGGCATGAGCTTGCGCTGAAGCCTGAAGGGCTGTCCTTCGAGGCTGCCGGCATCCTGCCCGCAGCCGGACTGGCCGCCTGGCAGGCACTGGCCTGGGCGCAGGTATCCGGCCGGGACCGCGTACTGATCCATGACGGTACGGGAGGTACCGGCAGCTTCGCGGTGCAGCTTGCCAAGCTGCGGGGAGCTACCGTCATTACGACGATCAGCGGGAACGGGCTTGATCTGGCATGGGAGCTTGGAGCCGATCAGGCGATCTGCTCCGGGGAGCAGGATTTCACCGCCATCCTCGGGCGGAGCATTGATGTTGTTATTGATACCGGCGGCGGCGCTGCCCTGGACCGCAGCTTCGCCGTGCTTGCACCCGGAGGCAAGCTCGTTTCCACGGCCGGCACCCCCGATCCGCGTAAGGCCGCGCAGCAGGGTGTTAATGCAGCGTACATTGTACCCGCTGCCGACCCCTTCCAGCTCACTGAGCTGGCCCGGCTTGCCGCCGGACGCCGGCTGAAGCCGTTGATCGGCGGAATCTTCCCATTTAGTGCGGACGGGCTGCGCGGCGCGCAGGATTACAGCGAAAGCCGGCAGATGCATGGCATACATGTGATTCAGTTCAAATCACAGGAATAG
- a CDS encoding MFS transporter — protein sequence MNTDWKKNIVLFLTSQTISLFGSSLVQYAILWHITLNTQSGVMMTISIICGFVPMFLLSPFAGVWADRYSRKWLIVISDSLIAVSTLIMAILFLLGYDSMWLLFVVSAIRSLGGGVQTPAVAAMLPQLVPEDKLTRIGGINGSIQAMVMLLSPMLSGALLSMASIEAIFFIDVITAAIAVATLFLFVQVPLHAKAGAKQAISYFADMRLGFDYIRQHAYIKSFFIFCAFFFVLAAPVSFLTPLQVTRTFGEDIWRLTAIEITFSIGMMLGGLLMAAWPGFRNRVHTMTMSAFAVGLCTFALGLIPVFWIYLGVMAVVGLALPFFNTPSTVLLQEKVEPDYLGRVFGVLGMISSSMMPLGMLVFGPLADMVRIEWLLMITGLLMFVQGFFLLGNKVLISAGNPAAAAAESSPGSLNGDSP from the coding sequence ATGAACACTGACTGGAAAAAGAACATTGTACTGTTTCTGACAAGCCAGACGATTTCGCTTTTCGGGTCTTCACTGGTCCAGTATGCGATTCTGTGGCATATCACCCTGAATACACAGTCCGGAGTGATGATGACGATCTCGATCATCTGCGGATTTGTGCCGATGTTTCTGCTGTCGCCCTTTGCCGGTGTCTGGGCTGACCGTTACAGCCGCAAATGGCTGATTGTGATTTCCGATTCGCTTATCGCAGTTTCTACGTTAATTATGGCTATATTATTCCTGCTCGGATACGACTCGATGTGGCTGCTGTTTGTGGTATCGGCCATTCGTTCCCTGGGAGGCGGGGTACAGACGCCTGCCGTGGCGGCCATGCTGCCGCAGCTGGTGCCTGAAGACAAGCTGACCCGGATCGGCGGAATCAACGGCAGTATTCAGGCTATGGTGATGCTGCTGTCGCCAATGCTGAGCGGAGCGCTGCTGAGCATGGCGAGTATTGAAGCGATTTTCTTCATTGATGTGATCACTGCCGCTATAGCTGTTGCAACCCTGTTCCTGTTCGTGCAGGTGCCGCTGCATGCGAAGGCTGGTGCGAAGCAGGCCATCAGCTACTTTGCCGATATGCGCCTCGGCTTTGATTATATCCGGCAGCATGCCTATATTAAGAGCTTTTTCATCTTTTGCGCCTTCTTCTTTGTGCTTGCCGCCCCGGTATCCTTTCTGACCCCGCTGCAGGTGACCCGGACCTTCGGGGAGGATATCTGGCGGTTAACCGCCATTGAGATTACCTTCTCGATCGGGATGATGCTGGGCGGGCTGCTGATGGCAGCTTGGCCGGGCTTCCGCAACCGCGTGCACACGATGACCATGTCGGCATTCGCTGTGGGACTTTGCACTTTTGCGCTTGGGTTAATTCCGGTCTTCTGGATCTATCTCGGCGTGATGGCAGTCGTGGGGCTTGCGCTGCCTTTCTTCAATACTCCGTCAACAGTGCTGCTTCAGGAAAAGGTAGAACCTGATTATCTGGGCCGGGTTTTTGGCGTACTGGGTATGATCTCCAGCTCTATGATGCCGCTCGGCATGCTGGTCTTCGGGCCGCTGGCAGATATGGTCCGGATTGAATGGCTGCTGATGATCACCGGGCTGCTGATGTTCGTTCAGGGATTTTTCCTCCTCGGCAACAAGGTTCTGATCTCGGCAGGCAATCCGGCTGCAGCTGCTGCTGAATCCTCTCCGGGCAGTCTGAATGGAGATTCGCCATAA